The Hymenobacter baengnokdamensis genome includes a region encoding these proteins:
- a CDS encoding NAD(P)/FAD-dependent oxidoreductase — protein MKQELDLALAPEVAYDELARYAAILAAAGLRPGEADFVHIRKRSLDARGRRPLIRLRADVYDRATPAPARELLGPWFEYPDVRQARRRVIIVGAGPAGLFAALRCIELGIRPIVLERGKDVRTRRRDLAALNKEHVVNPDSNYCFGEGGAGTYSDGKLYTRATKRGDVGRILRRLVQHGATPDILVDAHPHIGTNKLPAVVQSLRDAIIEAGGEVRFETRVEDFILENNHLRGVVTHTGEALEAEATILATGHSARDIYEILHKRGIAIEAKPFALGVRVEHPQSLIDAAQYGRPERGLLPAASYALVEQTKVRDAQRGVFSFCMCPGGFIVPAATAPGEVVVNGMSPSRRDSRFANSGIVAAVELADMDVARHGVLAGLRLQQEIEQTACRLAGGTQLAPAQRLGDFLQQKLSPSLLETSYQPGLVSVELDAVLGPVLSERLRQGFRAFGRKIPGFATNAAQIVGVESRTSSPVRIPRDNDSLAHPVVAGLYPCGEGAGYAGGIVSAAMDGERVAEAVAVSVGR, from the coding sequence ATGAAACAAGAATTAGACCTGGCCCTCGCCCCCGAGGTAGCCTACGACGAGCTGGCCCGCTACGCGGCCATTCTGGCCGCCGCCGGCCTGCGCCCCGGCGAAGCCGACTTCGTGCACATCCGCAAGCGCTCGCTCGATGCGCGGGGCCGCCGGCCGCTCATCCGCCTGCGGGCCGACGTGTACGACCGCGCCACGCCCGCGCCCGCCCGCGAGCTGCTGGGGCCGTGGTTTGAATACCCCGACGTGCGGCAGGCCCGGCGGCGGGTCATTATTGTAGGGGCCGGGCCGGCGGGGCTATTTGCGGCGTTGCGCTGCATCGAGCTGGGCATCCGGCCCATTGTGCTGGAGCGCGGCAAGGACGTGCGCACCCGCCGCCGCGACCTGGCCGCGCTGAACAAGGAGCACGTCGTGAACCCCGATTCCAACTACTGCTTTGGCGAGGGCGGCGCAGGCACTTACTCCGATGGCAAGCTCTACACCCGCGCCACCAAGCGCGGCGACGTGGGCCGCATTCTGCGGCGGCTGGTGCAGCACGGCGCCACCCCCGATATCCTGGTCGATGCCCACCCCCACATCGGCACCAACAAGCTGCCCGCCGTGGTGCAGAGCCTGCGCGACGCCATCATTGAGGCCGGCGGCGAGGTGCGGTTTGAGACGCGGGTGGAGGATTTCATTTTGGAAAACAACCACCTGCGCGGCGTGGTCACGCACACCGGCGAGGCGCTGGAGGCCGAGGCAACCATTCTGGCCACCGGGCATTCGGCGCGCGATATATACGAAATTCTGCATAAGCGCGGCATCGCCATCGAGGCCAAGCCCTTCGCGCTGGGCGTGCGCGTCGAGCACCCGCAAAGCCTGATTGACGCGGCGCAGTACGGCCGGCCCGAGCGCGGGCTGCTGCCGGCCGCCAGCTACGCGCTGGTGGAGCAAACGAAGGTGCGCGACGCCCAGCGCGGCGTGTTCTCGTTCTGCATGTGCCCCGGCGGCTTCATCGTGCCGGCGGCCACCGCGCCCGGCGAGGTGGTGGTGAACGGCATGAGCCCCAGCCGCCGCGACTCGCGCTTTGCCAACTCCGGCATCGTGGCCGCCGTGGAGCTGGCCGACATGGACGTGGCCCGGCACGGCGTGCTGGCCGGCCTGCGCCTGCAGCAGGAAATAGAGCAAACGGCCTGCCGGCTGGCTGGCGGCACCCAGCTGGCCCCCGCCCAGCGCCTGGGCGATTTTCTGCAACAGAAGCTCTCCCCTAGCCTGCTGGAAACCAGCTACCAGCCCGGCCTGGTGAGCGTGGAGCTGGATGCCGTCCTCGGCCCCGTGCTCAGCGAGCGGCTGCGGCAGGGCTTCCGCGCCTTCGGCCGCAAAATCCCCGGCTTCGCCACCAACGCGGCCCAGATTGTGGGCGTGGAAAGCCGCACCTCGTCGCCGGTCCGCATCCCGCGCGACAACGACAGCCTGGCGCACCCGGTAGTGGCCGGCCTCTACCCCTGCGGCGAGGGCGCCGGCTACGCGGGCGGCATCGTGAGCGCCGCCATGGACGGCGAGCGCGTGGCCGAGGCAGTGGCCGTATCCGTGGGGCGGTAA
- a CDS encoding CoA-binding protein, translating to MMKTLVLGATDNPDRYAYRAVHSLQRHGHEVVPVGIRKGQVAGLAIHTDRPQEPGVDTVTLYVGPQNQPAWYDYILSLKPRRIIFNPGTENPELEHKAQAAGIQTEEACTLVMLSVGQYEQ from the coding sequence ATAATGAAGACTTTAGTTTTAGGTGCCACCGACAACCCCGACCGCTACGCTTACCGCGCCGTGCATTCCCTTCAGCGCCACGGCCACGAAGTCGTGCCCGTAGGTATCCGCAAAGGCCAGGTGGCCGGCCTCGCCATTCACACCGACCGGCCGCAGGAGCCGGGTGTGGATACGGTCACGCTTTACGTCGGGCCCCAGAACCAGCCAGCCTGGTACGACTACATTCTGAGTCTCAAGCCGCGCCGCATCATCTTCAACCCCGGCACCGAAAACCCCGAGCTGGAGCACAAGGCGCAGGCCGCCGGCATCCAGACCGAAGAAGCCTGCACGCTGGTGATGCTCAGCGTGGGGCAGTACGAGCAGTAA
- a CDS encoding amidohydrolase, whose product MKHQYLFGLLSISLLAFRPAAPPAIGGPAEPLKAQALQELQAHYADYRQLALRIWGFAEVGYKETQSSALLQKTLRDHGFAVQAGVAGIPTAFVATYGSGQPVIGVLAEFDALPGLAQQAVPTKTPIAGQDAGHGCGHNLFGTASVATGLEVQRLLKEGKLHGTVKVYGCPAEEGGSGKVYMVREGLFNGVDAVIHWHPSNENAAMTGQYIANKSVKFRFHGIAAHAAAAPERGRSALDAVEAMDNMVNMMREHVPQETRIHYVITNGGKAPNVVPDFAEVYYYVRHPNRAIVQSVFDRVVKAAEGAALGTGTTVDHEIIGGTHELLVNETLAHDLQANLEQVGGVSYTPAEMAFGQQIQASLGVPAPPVTQAAEIGAYKPRDAGGSSDVGDVSYVVPTVGLTAATWIPGTPAHSWQAVACSGQEIGTKGMMVAAKTMTLTAIDLFTSPELLTKARAELQQQVGSYVYKPLLGDRKPALNYRD is encoded by the coding sequence ATGAAACATCAGTACCTGTTCGGCCTACTCAGCATCTCCCTACTGGCCTTTCGGCCAGCCGCCCCCCCCGCTATTGGCGGCCCGGCAGAGCCGTTAAAAGCGCAGGCTTTGCAAGAGCTGCAGGCACACTACGCCGACTACCGCCAGCTGGCCCTGCGCATCTGGGGCTTTGCTGAGGTGGGCTACAAGGAAACCCAGAGCTCGGCGCTGCTGCAAAAAACGCTGCGCGACCACGGCTTCGCGGTGCAGGCCGGCGTGGCGGGCATTCCGACGGCCTTCGTGGCTACCTACGGCAGCGGGCAGCCGGTTATCGGCGTGCTGGCCGAGTTTGATGCCCTGCCGGGCCTGGCCCAGCAGGCGGTGCCCACCAAAACGCCCATTGCCGGCCAGGATGCGGGCCACGGCTGCGGCCACAACCTGTTTGGCACGGCCAGCGTGGCCACGGGCCTCGAAGTGCAGCGCCTGCTGAAGGAAGGTAAGCTGCACGGCACCGTGAAAGTGTATGGCTGCCCCGCCGAGGAAGGCGGCAGCGGCAAGGTGTACATGGTGCGCGAGGGCCTGTTCAACGGCGTGGACGCGGTTATTCACTGGCACCCGAGCAACGAAAACGCGGCCATGACCGGCCAGTACATTGCCAATAAGTCGGTTAAGTTCCGGTTTCACGGCATTGCCGCGCACGCGGCCGCCGCCCCCGAGCGCGGGCGCAGCGCCCTCGACGCGGTGGAGGCAATGGACAACATGGTGAACATGATGCGCGAGCACGTGCCCCAGGAAACGCGCATCCACTACGTCATCACCAACGGCGGCAAGGCGCCCAACGTGGTGCCCGACTTTGCCGAGGTTTATTACTACGTGCGTCATCCCAACCGCGCCATTGTGCAGAGCGTGTTCGACCGCGTGGTGAAAGCCGCCGAGGGGGCCGCCCTGGGCACCGGCACAACCGTGGACCATGAGATTATCGGCGGCACGCACGAGCTGCTGGTGAACGAAACCCTGGCCCACGACCTGCAAGCCAACCTGGAGCAGGTGGGCGGCGTGAGCTACACGCCGGCAGAAATGGCCTTTGGCCAGCAGATTCAGGCGTCGCTGGGCGTGCCCGCGCCGCCCGTTACTCAGGCGGCGGAAATCGGGGCGTACAAGCCCCGCGATGCGGGCGGCAGCAGCGACGTGGGCGACGTGAGCTACGTGGTGCCCACCGTGGGCCTGACGGCCGCTACCTGGATACCCGGCACGCCCGCCCACAGCTGGCAGGCCGTAGCGTGCAGCGGCCAGGAAATCGGCACCAAGGGCATGATGGTCGCGGCCAAAACCATGACCCTCACGGCCATCGACCTTTTCACCAGCCCCGAGCTGCTGACCAAAGCCAGGGCCGAGCTGCAGCAGCAAGTGGGCAGCTACGTGTACAAGCCTCTGCTCGGCGACCGCAAGCCGGCCTTGAATTACCGCGACTGA
- a CDS encoding response regulator transcription factor, translating to MKILYVEDEPFLAQIVSDGLTKNGYEVLHLRDGAAAAAAFEHFSPALAVVDIMLPTLDGYALVEKIRRSGSKIPIIFLSAKDSVADVVSGFHRGGNDYLRKPFSLDELFVRIDSLLARFGIREAAAQPLQQIGNCQVDFLHQKLHTPSGEHHLSYKETQLLKLLIEHRMDILERRNALLKIWGNDDYYNTRSMDVFISHLRKLLQEDTTLQILTIRGVGYKLLAT from the coding sequence ATGAAGATTCTATACGTTGAGGACGAGCCTTTTCTGGCACAGATTGTAAGCGACGGACTAACCAAGAATGGCTACGAAGTGCTCCATCTGAGGGATGGGGCGGCAGCGGCGGCGGCCTTCGAGCACTTTTCGCCCGCCCTCGCCGTGGTAGACATCATGCTACCTACCCTGGACGGGTATGCCCTGGTGGAAAAGATTCGGCGGAGCGGCAGCAAAATTCCAATCATCTTTCTTAGCGCCAAAGACTCCGTGGCGGACGTAGTCAGCGGCTTTCACCGGGGCGGCAACGATTACCTGCGCAAGCCCTTCAGCCTGGATGAGCTATTCGTGCGCATCGACTCCCTGCTCGCCCGGTTTGGTATTAGGGAAGCGGCGGCGCAGCCCTTGCAGCAAATTGGCAACTGCCAGGTCGATTTCCTGCATCAAAAGCTTCATACGCCCTCCGGTGAACATCACCTCTCGTACAAGGAAACCCAGCTTCTAAAGCTGCTCATCGAGCATCGCATGGACATCCTGGAGCGCCGCAACGCCTTGCTTAAAATCTGGGGCAACGATGACTACTATAATACCAGAAGCATGGACGTCTTTATTTCCCACCTGCGTAAGCTTTTGCAGGAGGATACCACTCTCCAGATTCTGACTATCCGGGGAGTGGGCTATAAGCTTCTTGCTACGTGA
- a CDS encoding sensor histidine kinase encodes MKTSWLRFAYPVTFCALLVSIGLQVIWLRQLFAAQTEQFRAELEHEVSEAAKQTIYSSLTEKSKRIKQFFMSDEWAQLRQAFDNMKINNVSNVFDYGIDADSGYVEIKFSFRNATAKVRATRAAPKGPQRPPAPSPIDRVTLRRMQQQVTYRLRKLGVRTPLYYVLYTYADEHVAASNLPGKPQAARGFMSKIYSFNLKHAHKYQAIVLDISGVVWYRMRYYLLSSVVMVLLTGMAFFFILDLLRKQRLYADAKLSFVTNMTHELKTPLSTVAVALESIVKYQLVKEPEKLASYINMSQVELHKLTRMIEQVLAINSELEGNISREPELLDIQELVREVLDSLQMRLAAAGTVVRWEPVAEPCFIYGHHGQLASVFYNLFDNALKYGAPLAHLEVSFRLVDEWVHIAVADDGPGMEAIYQEKVFERFFRIPSTGFVHNVRGSGLGLHSTRQTIVAHGGTIYLASQPGHGTTVYLKLKIADEDSIR; translated from the coding sequence ATGAAAACCAGCTGGCTCCGCTTTGCCTACCCCGTTACGTTCTGCGCTCTTCTGGTCAGCATCGGGCTACAGGTAATCTGGCTGCGCCAGCTGTTTGCCGCGCAAACAGAGCAGTTCCGCGCGGAGTTGGAGCACGAGGTGAGCGAAGCTGCCAAGCAAACGATTTACTCTAGCCTGACGGAGAAAAGCAAGCGCATAAAGCAGTTTTTCATGTCCGACGAATGGGCTCAGCTGCGGCAGGCCTTCGACAACATGAAAATCAACAACGTGTCAAACGTATTCGATTATGGCATCGACGCGGATAGCGGCTACGTGGAAATTAAATTTTCCTTTCGGAATGCCACCGCTAAAGTCCGGGCCACGCGGGCCGCTCCAAAGGGTCCGCAACGCCCCCCCGCGCCTAGTCCCATCGACCGGGTTACCCTGCGGCGTATGCAGCAGCAGGTGACTTATCGGCTACGGAAGCTGGGTGTGCGCACGCCGCTCTACTACGTACTCTATACCTACGCCGATGAGCACGTGGCCGCCAGCAACCTGCCCGGCAAGCCGCAGGCGGCACGGGGGTTTATGAGTAAAATTTACTCCTTCAATCTCAAGCACGCGCATAAGTATCAAGCTATTGTCTTAGACATCAGCGGCGTGGTATGGTACCGGATGCGGTACTATCTGCTGTCCTCCGTCGTCATGGTTTTGCTGACTGGAATGGCCTTCTTTTTTATCCTGGACCTGCTGCGCAAGCAACGGCTCTACGCCGATGCCAAGCTGTCTTTTGTCACTAATATGACGCACGAACTCAAGACGCCCCTGTCAACGGTTGCCGTAGCATTAGAGTCTATCGTTAAGTATCAGCTAGTTAAAGAGCCTGAAAAGCTAGCCAGCTACATCAATATGAGCCAGGTAGAACTGCACAAGCTCACGCGGATGATTGAGCAGGTGCTCGCCATAAACAGCGAGCTGGAGGGCAACATCTCGCGGGAGCCTGAGTTGCTCGACATTCAGGAGCTGGTTCGGGAAGTGCTCGACTCCTTGCAGATGCGCCTGGCGGCGGCCGGCACCGTTGTGCGGTGGGAGCCGGTAGCCGAGCCCTGCTTTATTTATGGGCACCACGGCCAGTTAGCCAGCGTGTTTTATAACCTTTTCGACAATGCCCTAAAATACGGGGCGCCCCTGGCCCATCTGGAGGTCAGCTTTCGGTTGGTGGACGAGTGGGTGCACATTGCGGTAGCTGACGACGGGCCGGGCATGGAGGCCATCTACCAGGAAAAAGTGTTTGAGCGCTTTTTCCGGATTCCCAGTACCGGCTTTGTGCACAACGTCCGGGGCTCGGGCCTGGGCCTGCATTCCACCCGGCAGACTATCGTAGCGCACGGCGGCACCATCTACCTGGCCAGCCAGCCAGGCCACGGCACAACCGTTTACCTCAAGCTGAAAATTGCCGATGAAGATTCTATACGTTGA
- a CDS encoding outer membrane beta-barrel protein produces MGSLLAGTILISRAQLIVKDEHQQVLDVATVTLFQEGKYVHTGVATGGVFQFTKLPPGAYVLKISLLGYREFSQPVTLPLDTLRVTLTPDPHLLQEVTVTARKPLYEQTIDRTIFNVERSILAQGSTVWDALSRAPGVQVKADGSLSANNKTVLVYLNDRPIRLSSDDLSNYLKNLPSDNVSRIEVITNPPAKYDAEGGAILNIITKKSLKDGLNASLGASTEQATYNSQTGSSVVNYRRGVLALYGNYGASNRKKRRLEDEYVIFEDPGHPATWLNNKAGDVQGRGNSFQLGLDYNLSDKQVLGVLMLGNAGSTERRTNILTRIFGPTAVAPDSVLDTRNSSAGSTNQLSYNLNYKAKLDTAGRSLSADLDYAPFSSTSNQLVANTTYSAAGDPLSPPLTISTQAQQKIGIWSGKVDYSGQVAHGLTLEAGLKQSWVQTTSHFDYSQSRNGLEEVNARQQDLFEYAERVSAGYATLAGALRHMQYKAGGRVEYTWSEANSHYTNQLTERQYLNLFPSLYLRYPLSNTKELTFTYGARINRPDYARLNPFRFYTSPYAFREGNPTLQPAYIHNLSLGFVYKGIYNLTAYARKTTNYFSSITVQDNANNLLYNTQQNLALSQEAGAYLSLPVHPYPWWEINTLLQLSYRQEQSTYLGGSYNYHVLVGYATTNHAFEVSKQLGLKAELNAWYLSPSVQGIYHLGYTYDVSLAVRKSLFNQQASLRLAVGDIFYGNRNRIDVDYLNQRNGFVEWNDTRRVALSLSYRLGNSKVASARQRKTASEEERKRTIE; encoded by the coding sequence TTGGGCAGCCTGCTGGCAGGCACCATCCTCATAAGCCGGGCTCAGCTGATAGTGAAGGATGAGCACCAGCAGGTGCTGGACGTGGCCACGGTTACGCTTTTTCAGGAGGGCAAGTACGTGCACACCGGCGTGGCCACCGGCGGGGTATTTCAGTTTACGAAACTGCCCCCCGGCGCCTACGTGCTGAAGATTTCCCTGCTGGGCTACCGCGAGTTTTCGCAGCCCGTTACCCTGCCCCTGGATACGCTCCGCGTCACCCTTACCCCCGACCCGCACCTGCTGCAGGAAGTAACGGTTACGGCCCGCAAGCCCCTCTACGAGCAAACGATTGACCGCACCATCTTCAACGTCGAGCGCAGTATTCTGGCGCAGGGCAGCACCGTGTGGGATGCCTTGAGCCGGGCCCCGGGCGTGCAGGTAAAAGCCGATGGCAGCTTGTCGGCCAACAATAAAACGGTGCTGGTCTACCTCAACGACCGCCCCATCCGCCTTTCCAGCGATGACCTGAGCAACTACCTCAAGAACCTGCCCTCCGACAACGTCAGCCGGATTGAAGTCATCACCAACCCGCCGGCTAAGTACGATGCGGAAGGGGGCGCCATCCTGAACATCATCACAAAAAAAAGCCTTAAGGATGGCCTCAACGCCAGCTTGGGTGCCAGCACGGAGCAGGCAACCTATAACAGCCAGACTGGCAGCTCAGTGGTCAATTACCGTCGGGGCGTGCTGGCTCTCTACGGCAACTACGGGGCCAGCAACCGCAAGAAGCGCCGCCTGGAAGACGAGTACGTCATCTTCGAAGACCCTGGCCACCCGGCCACCTGGCTAAATAACAAGGCCGGCGACGTACAGGGCCGTGGCAACAGCTTTCAGCTGGGGCTGGACTATAACTTGTCGGATAAGCAGGTGCTGGGCGTGCTGATGCTGGGCAACGCGGGCAGCACAGAGCGACGCACGAATATCCTCACCCGCATTTTTGGGCCGACCGCGGTTGCCCCCGATTCTGTGCTGGACACGCGCAACAGCTCGGCAGGGAGTACCAATCAGCTCAGCTACAACCTTAACTACAAAGCCAAGCTGGACACCGCCGGCCGCAGCCTGAGCGCTGACCTGGACTACGCGCCTTTTTCCAGCACCAGCAACCAGCTGGTAGCCAATACCACGTATTCGGCCGCGGGAGACCCGCTTTCGCCGCCTCTCACCATCAGTACCCAGGCCCAGCAAAAAATTGGCATCTGGTCGGGCAAGGTAGATTACTCGGGCCAGGTAGCGCACGGCCTGACCCTGGAAGCCGGCCTGAAACAGAGCTGGGTCCAAACTACCAGCCACTTCGATTACTCCCAGAGCCGCAACGGGCTGGAGGAAGTAAACGCCCGCCAGCAAGACCTGTTTGAGTACGCCGAGCGCGTGTCGGCAGGCTACGCCACCCTGGCGGGAGCCCTGCGGCACATGCAGTACAAGGCCGGTGGCCGGGTGGAGTATACCTGGTCGGAAGCCAACTCCCACTACACTAACCAGCTTACGGAGCGGCAGTACCTCAACCTGTTTCCCTCCCTTTATCTGCGCTATCCGCTTTCCAATACCAAAGAGCTGACCTTCACGTACGGAGCCCGCATCAACCGCCCCGACTATGCCCGCCTGAATCCCTTCCGGTTTTACACCAGCCCGTACGCCTTTCGGGAAGGGAATCCGACTTTGCAGCCCGCCTACATCCACAATCTGAGCCTTGGCTTCGTGTACAAAGGCATCTACAACCTAACGGCTTACGCCCGCAAAACCACCAACTACTTCAGCAGTATTACGGTCCAGGACAACGCGAACAACCTGTTGTACAACACGCAGCAAAACCTGGCCCTTAGCCAGGAAGCCGGCGCCTACCTTTCGCTGCCCGTGCACCCCTACCCGTGGTGGGAAATTAACACCCTGCTCCAGCTTTCTTACCGGCAAGAACAATCGACCTACCTGGGCGGCAGCTACAACTACCACGTGCTGGTAGGCTATGCCACCACCAACCACGCTTTCGAGGTCAGCAAGCAGCTAGGACTGAAAGCCGAGCTAAATGCCTGGTACTTATCACCCAGCGTTCAGGGCATCTACCACCTGGGCTACACCTACGACGTGAGCCTGGCCGTGCGCAAAAGCCTCTTTAACCAGCAGGCCAGCCTTCGCCTGGCCGTCGGCGACATTTTCTACGGCAACCGCAACCGCATCGATGTGGACTACCTCAACCAACGCAATGGCTTCGTTGAGTGGAACGACACGCGCCGGGTGGCCCTGAGTCTATCCTACAGGCTGGGCAACAGCAAGGTAGCCAGTGCCCGCCAGCGCAAAACTGCCAGCGAGGAAGAAAGGAAAAGAACCATTGAGTAG
- a CDS encoding response regulator transcription factor, which translates to MASILVVLPDAFEQTTQFLGEYLLEKGHRVTYVPDDLPLLTKMMTTQAFEYTLLYCYQHERIKAVTSCVHTTQPQSACILVLRRASFSLSQLMEYHSTGYLLEDFRLSELMLCLSMISNGDRYISQGIRDLFVEFDTARCPVNARHGLSVRESKILTLLAEGKKSQQIADELSISIHTLHNHKTNIRHKLQLTSNREILFTAILQARGQSTQFTRSA; encoded by the coding sequence ATGGCTTCTATTCTTGTTGTCCTGCCTGACGCATTCGAGCAAACGACTCAGTTTTTGGGCGAGTATCTGCTTGAGAAAGGTCATCGCGTCACATACGTCCCCGACGACCTGCCCCTGCTTACCAAGATGATGACTACGCAGGCTTTTGAATACACGCTGCTTTACTGCTACCAGCACGAAAGAATCAAGGCCGTTACTTCCTGCGTGCATACTACTCAGCCCCAAAGCGCCTGCATTCTGGTGCTGCGTCGCGCGTCCTTCTCGCTGTCCCAGCTTATGGAATATCACTCTACCGGCTATCTGCTGGAAGATTTTCGCTTGTCTGAACTCATGCTTTGCCTTAGTATGATAAGTAACGGTGACCGCTACATCAGCCAAGGCATCCGAGACTTATTTGTTGAGTTTGACACCGCCCGCTGCCCGGTTAACGCCCGGCATGGGCTGAGCGTGCGGGAGAGCAAGATTTTGACCCTGCTGGCGGAGGGCAAAAAATCTCAGCAGATTGCCGATGAGCTGAGTATCAGCATTCATACCCTGCACAATCACAAAACTAATATTCGCCACAAGCTCCAGCTCACCAGCAACCGTGAAATTCTGTTTACGGCAATTCTGCAGGCCCGGGGGCAGAGCACACAATTTACACGCTCTGCTTGA